From the Helianthus annuus cultivar XRQ/B chromosome 17, HanXRQr2.0-SUNRISE, whole genome shotgun sequence genome, the window CAGAGCACGCTGCTTATCAACCTCCCGAGCTCTGGTGAGTTTTCGGTAAGGAGTATTGACTACCGTTCTCAAACTATTCAAATTTACGACCCCTTGAACTGCCTTCCCGCTAGACTTCTAACGTTCAACCTCTCTAATTCACCTTTCTTAGCTTCTAACTTTGAAAACTTCACTCTTTTTAGTTGTCCAAATGATGAAAGATTGGCCAGTTACTATGAACCCATTGATTGCCTCAGTAACACATCGTTTTCTGTTCTTGCTACTCGTCCGGGGTCTATGGTGACATTTATGACAAGTAACCGGACAGGTTGCTGGATCAGCGGGCATTTAAGGGTGCCGCTTGTCCTTTTCCGACGATATGATTCTGAGTTTACATACCAGCTAGATGAGGATATAACCCTAAAATGGGATACCCCTAATTGTAAGAGGTGTGAAGCAGTTGGAAGCTCTTGTGGTTATGCGAATAGTAACACAAATATGACAACATGTTTCTCCAATCTTTCCGGTAAGATATATAAATAGAAGAACAATTATATCCATTGGTGGTCCCTCGGTGAAAATAAGGTTTTCGATAAATATCCGAGGGGTAATGAGAGGGTGCGTGTAAAGAACTAACAAACATTAACCCTTGCTGTGTCCATGTATATATGTGTTGGTGCTTAGGCGTCAAAAGttaaattgcactaattttaatgtTATCTTACTAATATTTTATGAAAATAACGCTAAAAGCGACGGACGTTTAATCATGCATCATCTCATGGCGTTGATAGCcaaaagacaaaagggtacatgcactaatcggcctttgtcctGATTGTTGAATGTCATTTGCCTTATGttcaaggcttgatgcaaaactaatATCGAGCCGGAGGTCTCACTGtaagcagcctctctatttctacggagtagaggtaagactgtctacatgTTACCCTCCTCAGAcactaccttagctttgctattggttgGATTTATTGACTATGACGATGATGATAATCACCGACAAACAAGGGTAAATTGGTATTATAGTCATTGAGAATCATCTTTTAAGTAGTGCCTTGGTAATTTCATAAAAAATATCTAAATAGCATTAAACATCTAATTAATTTGCAGGTTCTCGAATACGTCCCAGATTATTTGGAATAATAGTTTTTGCCATGGCTATACTGGCCATGACAGCCTCGGTTGCCATTGCATGATTATG encodes:
- the LOC110923271 gene encoding putative RING-H2 finger protein ATL21A isoform X1, with translation MEAYKVVFCHFFFLIPLLSSAASNNCSTSYCGRSFNRVQFPFRLIDQQPKNCGYDGFDLRCASQSTLLINLPSSGEFSVRSIDYRSQTIQIYDPLNCLPARLLTFNLSNSPFLASNFENFTLFSCPNDERLASYYEPIDCLSNTSFSVLATRPGSMVTFMTSNRTGCWISGHLRVPLVLFRRYDSEFTYQLDEDITLKWDTPNCKRCEAVGSSCGYANSNTNMTTCFSNLSGSRIRPRLFGIIVFAMAILAMTASVAIA
- the LOC110923271 gene encoding RING-H2 finger protein ATL22 isoform X2 — translated: MMDSICVVQVRARCLSTSRALVSFRCPNDERLASYYEPIDCLSNTSFSVLATRPGSMVTFMTSNRTGCWISGHLRVPLVLFRRYDSEFTYQLDEDITLKWDTPNCKRCEAVGSSCGYANSNTNMTTCFSNLSGSRIRPRLFGIIVFAMAILAMTASVAIA